A region from the Andrena cerasifolii isolate SP2316 chromosome 9, iyAndCera1_principal, whole genome shotgun sequence genome encodes:
- the Glo1 gene encoding glyoxalase 1 isoform X4: MILSRIECDGDQGTLEYVGPVGDTKGQWLGIDWDDPTRGKHNGTYNGDKYFKARHPTSGSFIRPGKAKFGISCSQAIKIRYGLINDELAGIDRDTLMSLQKEINAPFLEVVGFSKVNRKQSKFDQLKIIWLREQCVSHAGDPGELEVLCSNLEELDISRNLINSWQIVADICCQLHSLVRLNVSENYLPTEENMEALSNTFLTVKHLTMARMKYNWCSIARCMRMFPSLQELSVSFNTVSDIQKPLESDNLMKIRKLMLEGNLISSWDEVLKLGSLPCLEYLNLNLNKINKVSFPSVEPTAKTPAFSALRQLHLSQNHISEWQSVSELEKLNNLEDLKFRENPVLKDENLETARQLIIARISKLRFLNGTEIMHDERRGAEYDYLKLYLPKWTETEKDPGKRNEFVIEHPRYPALVAKYGISDIPSTKAKVEMISNVITVEFVCPDHPNQPRGIKRKLLKDMEVQKVIGIAQRLFRTGGKIPILSFIQQNLSKDEIPLDKPLQELSYYSIQDGDQVLIRW, from the exons ATGATATTGAG CAGAATTGAGTGCGATGGAGACCAAGGTACGTTGGAGTATGTTGGCCCTGTTGGTGATACCAAAGGACAGTGGCTCGGTATAGATTGGGATGACCCGACTCGCGGGAAGCATAACGGCACCTACAATGGAGACAAGTATTTTAAAGCAAG GCATCCTACGTCTGGTTCCTTCATACGCCCGGGTAAAGCAAAGTTTGGAATCTCGTGCTCCCAAGCTATTAAGATTCGCTATGGTCTCATCAACGATGAATTAGCGGGCATTGATAGAGATACATTGATGAGCttgcaaaaggagattaatgctCCTTTTCTGGAAGTCGTTGGTTTCTCCAAAGTAAATAGGAAACAAAGCAAATTCGATCAGTTAAAGATAATATGGTTAAGAGAGCAATGCGTTAGTCACGCTGGAGATCCTGGTGAATTGGAAGTCTTGTGCTCAAACTTGGAGGAATTAGATATATCTAGAAACTTAATAAATAGCTGGCAGATCGTAGCAGATATCTGTTGTCAGCTTCACTCTCTTGTTCGCCTCAATGTCAG cgaaaattattTACCGACCGAAGAAAATATGGAAGCATTAAGTAACACATTTTTAACAGTTAAACATTTAACCATGGCAAGAATGAAATACAATTGGTGTAGTATCGCACGTTGTATGCGTATGTTTCCATCTCTTCAAGAACTGTCGGTTTCTTTTAACACTGTCAGCGATATACAAAAACCACTAGAAAGTGACAATTTAATGAAGATACGCAAATTAATGCTCGAAGGAAACTTGATATCCAGTTGGGATGAAGTTCTTAAATTGGGTTCACTTCCATG CTTAGAATAtctgaatttaaatttaaataaaataaacaaagtaAGCTTTCCATCTGTTGAACCAACAGCAAAGACTCCGGCGTTTTCTGCTTTGCGACAGTTGCATCTGTCGCAAAATCATATATCGGAG tggCAATCCGTATCGGAATTAGAAAAGCTTAATAATTTAGAGGATTTGAAATTTAGGGAAAATCCGGTTTTGAAAGACGAAAATTTAGAGACCGCGCGGCAATTAATAATAGCAAGAATCTCAAAATTACGATTTTTAAATGGCACTGAAATCATGCACGACGAAAGACGGGGCGCGGAATACGATTATTTGAAACTGTATTTACCAAAATGGACTGAAACTGAGAAGGATCCTGGGAAAAGAAACGAGTTTGTAATTGAACACCCTCGGTATCCAGCATTAGTTGCAa AATATGGAATTTCCGACATTCCATCGACTAAAGCGAAAGTGGAAATGATTTCCAACGTGATAACAGTCGAGTTCGTATGCCCAGATCATCCTAACCAACCTAGGGGgattaaaagaaaacttttAAAAGACATGGAAGTTCAGAAAGTCATTGGAATTGCACAGCGACTTTTCAGAACAGGAGGAAAGATACCAATCCTCTCATTTATACAGCAAAAT CTCTCAAAAGATGAAATTCCTTTGGATAAGCCGCTTCAGGAACTTAGCTATTATTCAATACAAGACGGAGATCAGGTTCTTATAAGGTGGTGA
- the Glo1 gene encoding glyoxalase 1 isoform X5, which yields MILRIECDGDQGTLEYVGPVGDTKGQWLGIDWDDPTRGKHNGTYNGDKYFKARHPTSGSFIRPGKAKFGISCSQAIKIRYGLINDELAGIDRDTLMSLQKEINAPFLEVVGFSKVNRKQSKFDQLKIIWLREQCVSHAGDPGELEVLCSNLEELDISRNLINSWQIVADICCQLHSLVRLNVSENYLPTEENMEALSNTFLTVKHLTMARMKYNWCSIARCMRMFPSLQELSVSFNTVSDIQKPLESDNLMKIRKLMLEGNLISSWDEVLKLGSLPCLEYLNLNLNKINKVSFPSVEPTAKTPAFSALRQLHLSQNHISEWQSVSELEKLNNLEDLKFRENPVLKDENLETARQLIIARISKLRFLNGTEIMHDERRGAEYDYLKLYLPKWTETEKDPGKRNEFVIEHPRYPALVAKYGISDIPSTKAKVEMISNVITVEFVCPDHPNQPRGIKRKLLKDMEVQKVIGIAQRLFRTGGKIPILSFIQQNLSKDEIPLDKPLQELSYYSIQDGDQVLIRW from the exons ATGATATTGAG AATTGAGTGCGATGGAGACCAAGGTACGTTGGAGTATGTTGGCCCTGTTGGTGATACCAAAGGACAGTGGCTCGGTATAGATTGGGATGACCCGACTCGCGGGAAGCATAACGGCACCTACAATGGAGACAAGTATTTTAAAGCAAG GCATCCTACGTCTGGTTCCTTCATACGCCCGGGTAAAGCAAAGTTTGGAATCTCGTGCTCCCAAGCTATTAAGATTCGCTATGGTCTCATCAACGATGAATTAGCGGGCATTGATAGAGATACATTGATGAGCttgcaaaaggagattaatgctCCTTTTCTGGAAGTCGTTGGTTTCTCCAAAGTAAATAGGAAACAAAGCAAATTCGATCAGTTAAAGATAATATGGTTAAGAGAGCAATGCGTTAGTCACGCTGGAGATCCTGGTGAATTGGAAGTCTTGTGCTCAAACTTGGAGGAATTAGATATATCTAGAAACTTAATAAATAGCTGGCAGATCGTAGCAGATATCTGTTGTCAGCTTCACTCTCTTGTTCGCCTCAATGTCAG cgaaaattattTACCGACCGAAGAAAATATGGAAGCATTAAGTAACACATTTTTAACAGTTAAACATTTAACCATGGCAAGAATGAAATACAATTGGTGTAGTATCGCACGTTGTATGCGTATGTTTCCATCTCTTCAAGAACTGTCGGTTTCTTTTAACACTGTCAGCGATATACAAAAACCACTAGAAAGTGACAATTTAATGAAGATACGCAAATTAATGCTCGAAGGAAACTTGATATCCAGTTGGGATGAAGTTCTTAAATTGGGTTCACTTCCATG CTTAGAATAtctgaatttaaatttaaataaaataaacaaagtaAGCTTTCCATCTGTTGAACCAACAGCAAAGACTCCGGCGTTTTCTGCTTTGCGACAGTTGCATCTGTCGCAAAATCATATATCGGAG tggCAATCCGTATCGGAATTAGAAAAGCTTAATAATTTAGAGGATTTGAAATTTAGGGAAAATCCGGTTTTGAAAGACGAAAATTTAGAGACCGCGCGGCAATTAATAATAGCAAGAATCTCAAAATTACGATTTTTAAATGGCACTGAAATCATGCACGACGAAAGACGGGGCGCGGAATACGATTATTTGAAACTGTATTTACCAAAATGGACTGAAACTGAGAAGGATCCTGGGAAAAGAAACGAGTTTGTAATTGAACACCCTCGGTATCCAGCATTAGTTGCAa AATATGGAATTTCCGACATTCCATCGACTAAAGCGAAAGTGGAAATGATTTCCAACGTGATAACAGTCGAGTTCGTATGCCCAGATCATCCTAACCAACCTAGGGGgattaaaagaaaacttttAAAAGACATGGAAGTTCAGAAAGTCATTGGAATTGCACAGCGACTTTTCAGAACAGGAGGAAAGATACCAATCCTCTCATTTATACAGCAAAAT CTCTCAAAAGATGAAATTCCTTTGGATAAGCCGCTTCAGGAACTTAGCTATTATTCAATACAAGACGGAGATCAGGTTCTTATAAGGTGGTGA
- the Glo1 gene encoding glyoxalase 1 isoform X2, producing MILSMVEDKKYEIGSRIECDGDQGTLEYVGPVGDTKGQWLGIDWDDPTRGKHNGTYNGDKYFKARHPTSGSFIRPGKAKFGISCSQAIKIRYGLINDELAGIDRDTLMSLQKEINAPFLEVVGFSKVNRKQSKFDQLKIIWLREQCVSHAGDPGELEVLCSNLEELDISRNLINSWQIVADICCQLHSLVRLNVSENYLPTEENMEALSNTFLTVKHLTMARMKYNWCSIARCMRMFPSLQELSVSFNTVSDIQKPLESDNLMKIRKLMLEGNLISSWDEVLKLGSLPCLEYLNLNLNKINKVSFPSVEPTAKTPAFSALRQLHLSQNHISEWQSVSELEKLNNLEDLKFRENPVLKDENLETARQLIIARISKLRFLNGTEIMHDERRGAEYDYLKLYLPKWTETEKDPGKRNEFVIEHPRYPALVAKYGISDIPSTKAKVEMISNVITVEFVCPDHPNQPRGIKRKLLKDMEVQKVIGIAQRLFRTGGKIPILSFIQQNLSKDEIPLDKPLQELSYYSIQDGDQVLIRW from the exons ATGATATTGAG TATGGTAgaagataaaaaatatgaaattggcAGCAGAATTGAGTGCGATGGAGACCAAGGTACGTTGGAGTATGTTGGCCCTGTTGGTGATACCAAAGGACAGTGGCTCGGTATAGATTGGGATGACCCGACTCGCGGGAAGCATAACGGCACCTACAATGGAGACAAGTATTTTAAAGCAAG GCATCCTACGTCTGGTTCCTTCATACGCCCGGGTAAAGCAAAGTTTGGAATCTCGTGCTCCCAAGCTATTAAGATTCGCTATGGTCTCATCAACGATGAATTAGCGGGCATTGATAGAGATACATTGATGAGCttgcaaaaggagattaatgctCCTTTTCTGGAAGTCGTTGGTTTCTCCAAAGTAAATAGGAAACAAAGCAAATTCGATCAGTTAAAGATAATATGGTTAAGAGAGCAATGCGTTAGTCACGCTGGAGATCCTGGTGAATTGGAAGTCTTGTGCTCAAACTTGGAGGAATTAGATATATCTAGAAACTTAATAAATAGCTGGCAGATCGTAGCAGATATCTGTTGTCAGCTTCACTCTCTTGTTCGCCTCAATGTCAG cgaaaattattTACCGACCGAAGAAAATATGGAAGCATTAAGTAACACATTTTTAACAGTTAAACATTTAACCATGGCAAGAATGAAATACAATTGGTGTAGTATCGCACGTTGTATGCGTATGTTTCCATCTCTTCAAGAACTGTCGGTTTCTTTTAACACTGTCAGCGATATACAAAAACCACTAGAAAGTGACAATTTAATGAAGATACGCAAATTAATGCTCGAAGGAAACTTGATATCCAGTTGGGATGAAGTTCTTAAATTGGGTTCACTTCCATG CTTAGAATAtctgaatttaaatttaaataaaataaacaaagtaAGCTTTCCATCTGTTGAACCAACAGCAAAGACTCCGGCGTTTTCTGCTTTGCGACAGTTGCATCTGTCGCAAAATCATATATCGGAG tggCAATCCGTATCGGAATTAGAAAAGCTTAATAATTTAGAGGATTTGAAATTTAGGGAAAATCCGGTTTTGAAAGACGAAAATTTAGAGACCGCGCGGCAATTAATAATAGCAAGAATCTCAAAATTACGATTTTTAAATGGCACTGAAATCATGCACGACGAAAGACGGGGCGCGGAATACGATTATTTGAAACTGTATTTACCAAAATGGACTGAAACTGAGAAGGATCCTGGGAAAAGAAACGAGTTTGTAATTGAACACCCTCGGTATCCAGCATTAGTTGCAa AATATGGAATTTCCGACATTCCATCGACTAAAGCGAAAGTGGAAATGATTTCCAACGTGATAACAGTCGAGTTCGTATGCCCAGATCATCCTAACCAACCTAGGGGgattaaaagaaaacttttAAAAGACATGGAAGTTCAGAAAGTCATTGGAATTGCACAGCGACTTTTCAGAACAGGAGGAAAGATACCAATCCTCTCATTTATACAGCAAAAT CTCTCAAAAGATGAAATTCCTTTGGATAAGCCGCTTCAGGAACTTAGCTATTATTCAATACAAGACGGAGATCAGGTTCTTATAAGGTGGTGA
- the Glo1 gene encoding glyoxalase 1 isoform X1 has protein sequence MIIYDIETSFKSSSFSMVEDKKYEIGSRIECDGDQGTLEYVGPVGDTKGQWLGIDWDDPTRGKHNGTYNGDKYFKARHPTSGSFIRPGKAKFGISCSQAIKIRYGLINDELAGIDRDTLMSLQKEINAPFLEVVGFSKVNRKQSKFDQLKIIWLREQCVSHAGDPGELEVLCSNLEELDISRNLINSWQIVADICCQLHSLVRLNVSENYLPTEENMEALSNTFLTVKHLTMARMKYNWCSIARCMRMFPSLQELSVSFNTVSDIQKPLESDNLMKIRKLMLEGNLISSWDEVLKLGSLPCLEYLNLNLNKINKVSFPSVEPTAKTPAFSALRQLHLSQNHISEWQSVSELEKLNNLEDLKFRENPVLKDENLETARQLIIARISKLRFLNGTEIMHDERRGAEYDYLKLYLPKWTETEKDPGKRNEFVIEHPRYPALVAKYGISDIPSTKAKVEMISNVITVEFVCPDHPNQPRGIKRKLLKDMEVQKVIGIAQRLFRTGGKIPILSFIQQNLSKDEIPLDKPLQELSYYSIQDGDQVLIRW, from the exons ATGATCATCTATGATATTGAG ACATCATTTAAATCGTCCTCTTTTAGTATGGTAgaagataaaaaatatgaaattggcAGCAGAATTGAGTGCGATGGAGACCAAGGTACGTTGGAGTATGTTGGCCCTGTTGGTGATACCAAAGGACAGTGGCTCGGTATAGATTGGGATGACCCGACTCGCGGGAAGCATAACGGCACCTACAATGGAGACAAGTATTTTAAAGCAAG GCATCCTACGTCTGGTTCCTTCATACGCCCGGGTAAAGCAAAGTTTGGAATCTCGTGCTCCCAAGCTATTAAGATTCGCTATGGTCTCATCAACGATGAATTAGCGGGCATTGATAGAGATACATTGATGAGCttgcaaaaggagattaatgctCCTTTTCTGGAAGTCGTTGGTTTCTCCAAAGTAAATAGGAAACAAAGCAAATTCGATCAGTTAAAGATAATATGGTTAAGAGAGCAATGCGTTAGTCACGCTGGAGATCCTGGTGAATTGGAAGTCTTGTGCTCAAACTTGGAGGAATTAGATATATCTAGAAACTTAATAAATAGCTGGCAGATCGTAGCAGATATCTGTTGTCAGCTTCACTCTCTTGTTCGCCTCAATGTCAG cgaaaattattTACCGACCGAAGAAAATATGGAAGCATTAAGTAACACATTTTTAACAGTTAAACATTTAACCATGGCAAGAATGAAATACAATTGGTGTAGTATCGCACGTTGTATGCGTATGTTTCCATCTCTTCAAGAACTGTCGGTTTCTTTTAACACTGTCAGCGATATACAAAAACCACTAGAAAGTGACAATTTAATGAAGATACGCAAATTAATGCTCGAAGGAAACTTGATATCCAGTTGGGATGAAGTTCTTAAATTGGGTTCACTTCCATG CTTAGAATAtctgaatttaaatttaaataaaataaacaaagtaAGCTTTCCATCTGTTGAACCAACAGCAAAGACTCCGGCGTTTTCTGCTTTGCGACAGTTGCATCTGTCGCAAAATCATATATCGGAG tggCAATCCGTATCGGAATTAGAAAAGCTTAATAATTTAGAGGATTTGAAATTTAGGGAAAATCCGGTTTTGAAAGACGAAAATTTAGAGACCGCGCGGCAATTAATAATAGCAAGAATCTCAAAATTACGATTTTTAAATGGCACTGAAATCATGCACGACGAAAGACGGGGCGCGGAATACGATTATTTGAAACTGTATTTACCAAAATGGACTGAAACTGAGAAGGATCCTGGGAAAAGAAACGAGTTTGTAATTGAACACCCTCGGTATCCAGCATTAGTTGCAa AATATGGAATTTCCGACATTCCATCGACTAAAGCGAAAGTGGAAATGATTTCCAACGTGATAACAGTCGAGTTCGTATGCCCAGATCATCCTAACCAACCTAGGGGgattaaaagaaaacttttAAAAGACATGGAAGTTCAGAAAGTCATTGGAATTGCACAGCGACTTTTCAGAACAGGAGGAAAGATACCAATCCTCTCATTTATACAGCAAAAT CTCTCAAAAGATGAAATTCCTTTGGATAAGCCGCTTCAGGAACTTAGCTATTATTCAATACAAGACGGAGATCAGGTTCTTATAAGGTGGTGA
- the Glo1 gene encoding glyoxalase 1 isoform X3, giving the protein MVEDKKYEIGSRIECDGDQGTLEYVGPVGDTKGQWLGIDWDDPTRGKHNGTYNGDKYFKARHPTSGSFIRPGKAKFGISCSQAIKIRYGLINDELAGIDRDTLMSLQKEINAPFLEVVGFSKVNRKQSKFDQLKIIWLREQCVSHAGDPGELEVLCSNLEELDISRNLINSWQIVADICCQLHSLVRLNVSENYLPTEENMEALSNTFLTVKHLTMARMKYNWCSIARCMRMFPSLQELSVSFNTVSDIQKPLESDNLMKIRKLMLEGNLISSWDEVLKLGSLPCLEYLNLNLNKINKVSFPSVEPTAKTPAFSALRQLHLSQNHISEWQSVSELEKLNNLEDLKFRENPVLKDENLETARQLIIARISKLRFLNGTEIMHDERRGAEYDYLKLYLPKWTETEKDPGKRNEFVIEHPRYPALVAKYGISDIPSTKAKVEMISNVITVEFVCPDHPNQPRGIKRKLLKDMEVQKVIGIAQRLFRTGGKIPILSFIQQNLSKDEIPLDKPLQELSYYSIQDGDQVLIRW; this is encoded by the exons ATGGTAgaagataaaaaatatgaaattggcAGCAGAATTGAGTGCGATGGAGACCAAGGTACGTTGGAGTATGTTGGCCCTGTTGGTGATACCAAAGGACAGTGGCTCGGTATAGATTGGGATGACCCGACTCGCGGGAAGCATAACGGCACCTACAATGGAGACAAGTATTTTAAAGCAAG GCATCCTACGTCTGGTTCCTTCATACGCCCGGGTAAAGCAAAGTTTGGAATCTCGTGCTCCCAAGCTATTAAGATTCGCTATGGTCTCATCAACGATGAATTAGCGGGCATTGATAGAGATACATTGATGAGCttgcaaaaggagattaatgctCCTTTTCTGGAAGTCGTTGGTTTCTCCAAAGTAAATAGGAAACAAAGCAAATTCGATCAGTTAAAGATAATATGGTTAAGAGAGCAATGCGTTAGTCACGCTGGAGATCCTGGTGAATTGGAAGTCTTGTGCTCAAACTTGGAGGAATTAGATATATCTAGAAACTTAATAAATAGCTGGCAGATCGTAGCAGATATCTGTTGTCAGCTTCACTCTCTTGTTCGCCTCAATGTCAG cgaaaattattTACCGACCGAAGAAAATATGGAAGCATTAAGTAACACATTTTTAACAGTTAAACATTTAACCATGGCAAGAATGAAATACAATTGGTGTAGTATCGCACGTTGTATGCGTATGTTTCCATCTCTTCAAGAACTGTCGGTTTCTTTTAACACTGTCAGCGATATACAAAAACCACTAGAAAGTGACAATTTAATGAAGATACGCAAATTAATGCTCGAAGGAAACTTGATATCCAGTTGGGATGAAGTTCTTAAATTGGGTTCACTTCCATG CTTAGAATAtctgaatttaaatttaaataaaataaacaaagtaAGCTTTCCATCTGTTGAACCAACAGCAAAGACTCCGGCGTTTTCTGCTTTGCGACAGTTGCATCTGTCGCAAAATCATATATCGGAG tggCAATCCGTATCGGAATTAGAAAAGCTTAATAATTTAGAGGATTTGAAATTTAGGGAAAATCCGGTTTTGAAAGACGAAAATTTAGAGACCGCGCGGCAATTAATAATAGCAAGAATCTCAAAATTACGATTTTTAAATGGCACTGAAATCATGCACGACGAAAGACGGGGCGCGGAATACGATTATTTGAAACTGTATTTACCAAAATGGACTGAAACTGAGAAGGATCCTGGGAAAAGAAACGAGTTTGTAATTGAACACCCTCGGTATCCAGCATTAGTTGCAa AATATGGAATTTCCGACATTCCATCGACTAAAGCGAAAGTGGAAATGATTTCCAACGTGATAACAGTCGAGTTCGTATGCCCAGATCATCCTAACCAACCTAGGGGgattaaaagaaaacttttAAAAGACATGGAAGTTCAGAAAGTCATTGGAATTGCACAGCGACTTTTCAGAACAGGAGGAAAGATACCAATCCTCTCATTTATACAGCAAAAT CTCTCAAAAGATGAAATTCCTTTGGATAAGCCGCTTCAGGAACTTAGCTATTATTCAATACAAGACGGAGATCAGGTTCTTATAAGGTGGTGA
- the LOC143373131 gene encoding lactoylglutathione lyase-like yields MGEPTGLTNSEARELCKEADAATSGYIMQQTMYRIKDPRKSLPFYTEVLGMQLLQKLDFPEMKFSLYFMGYENPKDIPTDRRESIEWTMSRKATIELTHNWGTETDPDAKYHNGNSDPRGFGHIGLAVPDVDKACERFEQFDVEFVKKPNDGKMKGIAFIKDPDGYWIEILSPTGTANVVLNR; encoded by the exons ATGGGTGAACCAACAGGATTGACGAATAGCGAAGCACGCGAGCTATGCAAAGAAGCAGATGCCGCGACAAGTGGATACATTATGCAGCAAACGATGTATCGTATTAAGGACCCAAGGAAGTCTTTACCATTTTATACCGAAGTGCTTGGTATGCAGTTATTACAGAAACTTGATTTCCCCGAGATGAAGTTCTCCTTGTACTTTATGGGATACGAAAATCCGAAGGATATACCCACTGATAGAAGAGAAAGTATCGAGTGGACGATGAGCCGTAAAGCCACTATAGAACTTACGCA TAATTGGGGGACAGAAACTGATCCAGATGCTAAGTACCATAATGGAAACTCCGATCCTAGAGGATTTG GTCACATCGGACTCGCGGTCCCCGATGTTGATAAAGCTTGCGAAAGGTTCGAACAGTTTGATGTAGAGTTTGTGAAGAAGCCCAACGATGGTAAGATGAAAGGAATTGCCTTTATTAAAGATCCGGATGGTTATTGGATTGAAATTCTAAGCCCGACCGGCACTGCGAATGTAGTATTAAATCGTTAA
- the LOC143373124 gene encoding BRO1 domain-containing protein BROX translates to MAHWFHRNVLKATTNQKFEWKIPNHTDATRKLCSDLRLSRYRLLELIKNPNNSSDTIEPAFQSYLSLLYGFIWEICSSAEENQHVGRPNPSKLRNVIVYKWTHTLLGTNTYSSADSVYEAANMSVNMGLWFMKHAAMIAAKDDINMKEAKDVHTMLRRAAGIFTFVQTEFLPQLANPPPLGSDLDPRIINAYLNQCTAEAQEVTVARAVELKHNASLISALANETSKLFLDAANTLRPFKPEISAQWTKYLGLKAAFYQSYAYNYYGENLLAMDKCGEAIKALQESDACMKKAKVLCHEYGKTHGPAPRVKPDEHAVFKRLAPIVKLTLDKCNRENGLIYHHTVPGEVPALDTKATFGLVSPVDFHMEPHNPMWTLDAYKTLSGLTPAKIDKEQTLPPVKEDAVHHSSKDPKNESGCVLQ, encoded by the exons ATGGCCCACTGGTTTCACCGTAATGTGCTTAAAGCAACGACAAATCAAAAATTCGAATGGAAAATACCTAATCACACAGATGCCACAAGGAAACTATGCAG CGACCTAAGATTATCAAGGTATCGTCTTTTGGAACTGATCAAGAATCCAAACAATTCAAGCGACACCATAGAACCAGCCTTTCAAAGCTATTTGAGCCTGTTGTATGGATTTATATGGGAAATATGTTCTTCGGCGGAAGAAAATCAACACGTTGGCAGGCCCAATCCTAGCAAACTTAGAAATGTTATTGTATACAAGTGGACGCATACATTATTGGGAACAAACACTTA TTCAAGTGCTGATTCTGTTTACGAGGCTGCTAATATGAGCGTGAATATGGGTCTCTGGTTCATGAAACATGCTGCGATGATTGCTGCTAAAGATGA TATAAACATGAAGGAAGCGAAAGATGTACACACCATGCTGAGAAGGGCTGCGGGGATCTTTACTTTTGTACAGACAGAATTTTTGCCACAATTGGCGAACCCACCGCCATTGGGAAGCGATCTAGATCCACGCATAATAAATGCTTATCTTAATCAATGTACAGCAGAGGCACAAGAAG TGACAGTAGCGAGAGCTGTGGAATTGAAGCATAACGCTAGCTTAATATCAGCTTTGGCTAATGAAACAAGTAAATTATTTCTGGACGCTGCTAACACTCTGCGCCCTTTTAAGCCAGAGATATCAGCTCAGTGGACCAAATACTTAGGACTGAAAGCAGCATTTTACCAATCCTAC GCCTATAATTATTATGGCGAGAATTTATTAGCTATGGACAAGTGTGGAGAAGCGATTAAAGCTTTACAGGAAAGCGATGCATGTATGAAGAAAGCTAAAGTATTGTGCCACGAGTATGGCAAAACACACGGACCAGCGCCAAGAGTGAAGCCAGATGAACATGCTGTATTTAAACGGCTGGCACCCATAGTGAAGCTTACTCTCGATAAGTGTAATCGAGAGAATGGTTTGAT TTATCATCACACAGTACCGGGAGAGGTTCCAGCACTGGATACAAAAGCTACTTTCGGTTTAGTGAGCCCCGTCGATTTTCATATGGAGCCTCATAATCCTATGTGGACTTTAGATGCATATAAAACATTGTCTGGCTTAACTCCCGCGAAAATAGACAAAGAACAAACTTTGCCGCCTGTTAAAGAAGATGCTGTGCATCATAGCTCTAAGGATCCAAAAAATGAAAGTGGCTGCGTATTACAGTAA